From a region of the Solidesulfovibrio sp. genome:
- the fdnG gene encoding formate dehydrogenase-N subunit alpha, whose protein sequence is MEWNRRAFLKIAGATTAVAAFGGLGFDLGPARAQAQGQADKLKFTKQTTSVCCYCSVGCGLIASTDGNGEGRVVNIEGDPDHPISEGSLCPKGASHYQLGTNDRRITKVLYRAPYAENWEEKSWDWALDRIARKVKDVRDASFVARDDKGRAVNRCEGLASVGSAAMDNEECWIYQAMLRAMGLTYIEHQARIUHSATVAALAESFGRGAMTNHWIDIANADCILIMGSNAAENHPISFKWALRAKDKGAKIIHVDPRYTRTSAHADVFARLRSGSDIAFLGGMIRYILANNLYFKDYVVNYTNASFLVGDKFDFKDGLFSGYDAGKRAYDKSAWAFVKDENGIIKKDPTLRDPRCVFQLMRRHYDRYTLQAVSRISGTPEADLQLVYQTYAATGKPEKSGTMLYAMGQTQHTVGVQNIRAMSLVQLLLGNMGVAGGGINALRGEANVQGSTDQGLLFHILPGYVPTPTAAMQTLAEYNDKNTPATKDPQSANWWGNRPKYLASFLKSMYPRQDLDTGYGYLPKLEPGKDYSWLSLFDVMHKGAFKGFFAWGQNPAASTANANKTREAMTKLDWMVTVNMFETETGSFWKGPGMDPKKVKTEVFYLPCAVSFEKEGSISNSGRWMQWRYAAQKPTGDAKPDGDIIYELFEKIRALYVKEGGAFPDPIKNLDWDVATGHAFDPHKVARRINGVFLTEKTLKVGDAEKTFKPGDPVPGFALLQTDGSTSSGTWVYCGSYTDKNMAARRDKAQTPMQANIGLFPGWSWCWPVNRRILYNRASVDPQGKPYQPQKPVIEWVDGKWVGDVPDGPWPPMADTKAGKYPFIMTTEGMGLLFGPGRNDGPFPEHYEPLECPVGEHPFSRQLSNPTALTFEGPTEVHAACDPRYPFVCSTYRVTEHWQTGVMTRNSPWLLEAEPQMFCEMSPELAAMRGIGNGEKVILESTRGSLWAKAIVTERVRPFTVMGQTVHQVGIPWHYGWTWPKQGGDSANILCPSVGDPNTGIPETKAFMVNVRKA, encoded by the coding sequence GCCGCCTTCGGCGGGCTCGGCTTCGACCTCGGGCCGGCCCGGGCCCAGGCCCAGGGCCAGGCCGACAAGCTCAAATTCACCAAACAGACCACCTCGGTGTGCTGCTACTGTTCCGTGGGCTGCGGCCTGATCGCCAGCACCGACGGCAACGGCGAGGGCAGGGTGGTCAACATCGAGGGCGACCCGGACCATCCCATCAGCGAAGGCTCGCTGTGCCCCAAGGGCGCGTCCCACTACCAACTCGGCACGAACGACCGCCGTATCACCAAGGTGCTCTACCGCGCCCCGTACGCCGAGAACTGGGAGGAAAAAAGCTGGGACTGGGCCCTGGACCGCATCGCCCGCAAGGTCAAGGACGTGCGCGACGCCAGTTTCGTGGCCCGGGACGACAAGGGCCGCGCGGTCAATCGCTGCGAGGGGCTGGCCTCGGTCGGCTCGGCGGCCATGGACAACGAGGAATGCTGGATCTACCAGGCCATGCTGCGGGCCATGGGATTGACGTATATCGAGCATCAGGCCCGTATCTGACACAGCGCCACGGTAGCGGCTCTGGCAGAGTCGTTCGGGCGCGGGGCGATGACGAACCACTGGATCGACATCGCCAATGCGGATTGCATCCTGATCATGGGCAGCAACGCCGCCGAGAACCATCCCATTTCCTTCAAGTGGGCCCTTCGCGCCAAGGACAAGGGCGCCAAGATCATCCACGTGGACCCGCGCTACACGCGCACCTCGGCCCATGCCGACGTGTTCGCCCGGCTGCGGTCCGGTTCGGACATCGCCTTCCTGGGGGGCATGATCCGGTACATCCTGGCCAACAACCTGTATTTCAAGGATTACGTCGTCAATTACACCAACGCCTCGTTTCTCGTCGGCGACAAGTTCGACTTCAAGGACGGCCTGTTTTCCGGCTACGACGCCGGCAAGCGGGCCTACGACAAGTCCGCCTGGGCCTTCGTCAAGGACGAAAACGGGATCATCAAGAAAGACCCGACCCTGCGCGATCCCCGTTGCGTCTTCCAGCTGATGCGCCGGCACTACGACCGCTACACGCTCCAGGCGGTCTCGCGGATCAGCGGCACGCCCGAGGCCGATTTGCAACTCGTCTACCAGACCTACGCCGCCACGGGCAAACCGGAAAAATCCGGCACCATGCTCTACGCCATGGGCCAGACCCAGCACACCGTGGGCGTGCAAAACATCCGGGCCATGTCCCTCGTGCAGCTGCTTTTGGGCAACATGGGCGTGGCCGGCGGCGGCATCAACGCGCTTCGCGGCGAGGCCAACGTCCAGGGCTCCACGGACCAGGGCCTGCTGTTCCACATCCTGCCCGGCTACGTCCCGACCCCCACGGCGGCCATGCAGACCCTGGCCGAATACAACGACAAGAACACCCCGGCCACCAAGGACCCCCAAAGCGCCAACTGGTGGGGCAACCGGCCCAAATACCTGGCCAGCTTCCTCAAGTCCATGTATCCCAGGCAGGACCTGGACACGGGCTACGGCTACCTGCCCAAGCTCGAACCGGGCAAGGACTACTCCTGGCTGTCGCTGTTCGACGTCATGCACAAGGGGGCGTTTAAGGGCTTCTTCGCCTGGGGCCAGAATCCGGCCGCGAGTACCGCCAACGCCAACAAGACCCGCGAGGCCATGACCAAGCTCGACTGGATGGTCACGGTCAACATGTTCGAGACCGAGACCGGCTCCTTCTGGAAGGGCCCGGGCATGGACCCCAAAAAGGTCAAGACCGAGGTCTTCTACCTGCCCTGCGCCGTGTCCTTCGAAAAGGAAGGCTCCATATCCAACTCCGGCCGCTGGATGCAGTGGCGCTACGCCGCCCAGAAGCCGACCGGCGACGCCAAGCCCGACGGCGACATCATCTACGAGTTGTTCGAGAAGATCCGCGCGCTCTACGTCAAGGAAGGCGGGGCCTTCCCCGATCCCATCAAGAACCTCGATTGGGACGTGGCCACGGGCCACGCCTTCGACCCCCACAAGGTGGCGAGGCGCATCAACGGCGTCTTTTTGACCGAAAAGACCCTCAAGGTGGGCGACGCCGAGAAGACCTTCAAACCCGGCGACCCGGTACCGGGCTTCGCGCTGCTCCAGACCGACGGCTCGACCTCGTCGGGCACCTGGGTCTACTGCGGCTCCTACACCGACAAGAACATGGCCGCCCGGCGCGACAAGGCCCAGACCCCCATGCAGGCGAACATCGGCCTGTTCCCGGGCTGGAGCTGGTGCTGGCCGGTCAACCGGCGCATCCTCTACAACCGGGCCTCGGTCGATCCCCAGGGCAAGCCCTACCAGCCCCAGAAGCCGGTCATCGAATGGGTCGACGGCAAGTGGGTGGGCGACGTGCCCGACGGCCCCTGGCCGCCCATGGCCGATACCAAGGCCGGCAAATACCCCTTCATCATGACCACCGAGGGCATGGGGCTGCTGTTCGGGCCGGGCCGCAACGACGGGCCCTTCCCCGAGCACTACGAGCCCCTGGAGTGCCCGGTGGGCGAGCATCCCTTCTCCAGGCAACTGAGCAACCCCACGGCCCTCACCTTCGAGGGCCCAACCGAGGTCCACGCCGCCTGCGACCCGCGCTATCCCTTCGTGTGCTCCACCTACCGGGTGACCGAGCACTGGCAGACGGGCGTCATGACCCGCAACTCGCCCTGGCTGCTCGAGGCCGAGCCGCAGATGTTCTGCGAGATGAGCCCCGAGCTGGCGGCCATGCGCGGCATCGGAAACGGCGAGAAGGTGATCCTCGAAAGCACGCGCGGTTCCCTGTGGGCGAAAGCCATCGTCACCGAGCGCGTGAGGCCCTTCACGGTCATGGGCCAGACCGTCCACCAGGTGGGCATACCCTGGCACTACGGCTGGACCTGGCCCAAGCAGGGCGGGGATTCGGCCAACATCCTGTGCCCCTCGGTCGGCGATCCCAACACGGGCATCCCCGAGACCAAGGCCTTCATGGTCAACGTGCGCAAGGCCTAA
- a CDS encoding ATP-binding protein, with the protein MFAHRRVSLKLKMFGGAMAVVLFVSAVIALLARWILVTSLNRELEQRGVAIGQSLSERASGFILDKDRANLVSLVFDAAQLGERRILVSYIFIEDAEGRILANTFIRPFPGQLTHVNPLPDGAESSIKLVDFEDKQAIDIAVPVREGIYTLGAVHVGLSKSHIDSLVGTLRTTFLGFIAAVTVVMFLIVLRLSNAVAGPIARLTRAADAVSRGSLEEPAALLGLRDTAPRDCPAYADTDLPCWHFDQSRTEAVGANPQNVPTCRECRFYRKAGGGDEVAQLAESFGNMIWSIRLYRRRLRESEEKYRSLFDSNPDPVFVVEAANGRILDANSQAEDVYGYARKELLGRAVGDLEPGAGEVGVAAYLGDRDAPDRVLFPKLRHVRKNGAPLYVNLHACRIAYRGRDAVIVSATDVTELVEKDAQLIQASKMKTLGEMSAGIAHELNQPLNAIKLGSDYLRLVTEGGKLPPADNLAAVTAQISEQVDRAAAIIAHLRDFGRKSQPQLGNVDLNDPIRGVFAIIGHDLSLQDIAVRLDLGTLSPIKAHANRLEQVFFNLVVNARDALLAAACPDNAAKGRAIAIATRMEQGRVTASVADNGCGIPENVRHKIFEPFFTTKQAGQGMGLGLAITYGIVKDYGGDILVDDAPGGGCVFRLTFPAARDGAPQGA; encoded by the coding sequence ATGTTCGCCCATCGCCGGGTCAGCCTCAAGCTCAAGATGTTCGGCGGCGCCATGGCCGTGGTGCTTTTCGTCAGCGCCGTCATCGCGCTGCTCGCCCGCTGGATACTCGTCACGAGCCTCAACCGCGAACTCGAACAGCGCGGCGTGGCCATCGGCCAGAGCCTGTCCGAGCGGGCCAGCGGCTTTATCCTGGACAAGGACCGGGCCAACCTGGTCAGCCTGGTCTTCGACGCCGCCCAGCTCGGCGAGCGCCGCATCCTCGTTTCCTACATCTTCATCGAGGACGCCGAGGGCCGCATCCTGGCCAACACCTTCATCCGGCCCTTCCCCGGGCAGCTCACCCACGTCAACCCCCTGCCCGACGGCGCGGAATCGAGCATCAAGCTGGTCGATTTCGAGGACAAGCAGGCCATCGACATCGCCGTGCCCGTGCGCGAGGGCATCTACACCCTGGGCGCCGTCCACGTGGGCCTGTCCAAAAGCCACATCGATTCCCTTGTCGGCACGCTGCGTACCACCTTCCTGGGCTTCATCGCCGCCGTGACCGTGGTCATGTTCCTCATCGTCCTGCGCCTGTCCAACGCCGTGGCCGGCCCCATCGCCCGCTTGACCAGGGCGGCCGACGCCGTCAGCCGGGGCAGCCTGGAGGAGCCGGCCGCGCTGCTCGGGCTTCGCGACACCGCGCCCCGGGACTGCCCGGCCTACGCCGATACCGACCTGCCGTGCTGGCACTTCGACCAAAGCCGTACCGAGGCCGTGGGGGCCAATCCGCAAAACGTCCCGACCTGCCGGGAATGCCGCTTCTACCGCAAGGCCGGCGGTGGCGACGAAGTGGCCCAACTGGCCGAATCGTTCGGCAACATGATCTGGTCCATCCGGCTCTACCGGCGGCGGCTGCGGGAGTCCGAGGAGAAATACCGCTCGCTGTTCGACAGCAACCCCGATCCGGTCTTCGTGGTCGAAGCCGCCAACGGCCGCATCCTGGACGCCAACTCCCAGGCCGAGGACGTCTACGGCTATGCCCGCAAGGAACTGCTCGGCCGGGCCGTCGGCGACCTGGAGCCGGGAGCGGGGGAGGTGGGCGTGGCCGCCTACCTCGGCGACCGCGACGCCCCGGACCGGGTGCTGTTCCCCAAGCTGCGCCACGTCAGGAAGAACGGCGCGCCGCTCTACGTCAACCTCCACGCCTGCCGCATCGCCTACCGGGGGCGAGACGCGGTCATCGTCTCGGCCACCGACGTCACCGAACTGGTGGAAAAGGACGCCCAGCTCATCCAGGCGAGCAAGATGAAGACCCTGGGCGAGATGTCCGCCGGCATCGCCCACGAGCTCAACCAGCCCTTAAACGCCATCAAGCTCGGCAGCGACTACCTGCGCCTGGTCACCGAGGGCGGAAAGCTCCCCCCGGCCGACAATCTGGCCGCCGTCACGGCCCAGATCAGCGAACAGGTCGACCGGGCGGCGGCCATTATCGCCCATCTGCGCGATTTCGGCCGCAAGTCGCAGCCACAGCTGGGAAATGTCGACCTCAACGATCCCATCCGGGGCGTGTTCGCCATCATCGGCCACGACCTGTCCCTCCAGGACATCGCCGTGCGCCTGGACCTCGGCACGCTTTCGCCCATCAAGGCCCACGCCAACCGCCTGGAGCAGGTCTTCTTCAATCTGGTGGTCAACGCCCGCGACGCGCTGCTTGCCGCCGCCTGTCCCGACAATGCCGCCAAGGGCCGGGCCATCGCCATCGCCACGCGCATGGAACAGGGCCGCGTGACGGCGTCCGTGGCCGACAACGGCTGCGGCATTCCCGAGAACGTCCGCCACAAGATCTTCGAGCCGTTTTTCACCACCAAGCAGGCCGGCCAGGGCATGGGGCTGGGGCTGGCCATCACCTACGGCATCGTCAAGGATTACGGTGGTGACATTCTTGTCGACGACGCCCCTGGGGGCGGCTGTGTTTTTCGGCTGACCTTCCCGGCCGCGCGCGACGGCGCCCCCCAAGGGGCTTGA
- a CDS encoding 4Fe-4S dicluster domain-containing protein, with the protein MNGKTFFVDLSRCTGCRGCQVACKQWKNKPVEQTENTGSHQNPPDLSWQTLKVVRFAEKTIDGKFHWLFFPDQCRHCLDAPCKMVGDSEVKDAIVQDPQTGAVVFTDKCTGLNAEAVREACPYDIPRVDAATKRMYKCDMCNDRVRAGLLPSCVKTCPTGTMHFGDREEMLELARARLAKLKPSHPKAELVDAESVRCVFLCPQPPSAYHKYVQFGEAGPRPLTRKALFAKVLRPLRAFG; encoded by the coding sequence ATGAACGGAAAGACCTTCTTCGTGGACCTGTCGCGCTGCACCGGCTGCCGCGGCTGCCAGGTGGCCTGCAAGCAGTGGAAGAACAAGCCCGTGGAGCAAACCGAGAACACCGGCTCCCACCAGAACCCGCCCGACCTGTCCTGGCAGACGCTCAAGGTCGTGCGGTTCGCCGAGAAAACCATCGACGGGAAGTTCCATTGGCTGTTCTTCCCGGACCAGTGCCGCCATTGCCTGGACGCTCCCTGCAAGATGGTGGGCGATTCCGAGGTCAAGGATGCCATCGTCCAGGACCCGCAGACCGGGGCGGTGGTTTTCACCGACAAGTGCACGGGGCTTAATGCCGAGGCCGTGCGCGAGGCCTGCCCCTACGACATCCCGCGCGTCGATGCGGCCACCAAGCGCATGTACAAATGCGACATGTGCAACGACCGGGTCCGGGCCGGCCTGCTGCCGTCGTGCGTCAAGACCTGCCCGACGGGCACCATGCACTTCGGCGACCGCGAGGAGATGCTGGAGCTGGCCAGGGCGCGCCTGGCCAAGCTCAAGCCCAGCCATCCCAAGGCCGAACTGGTGGACGCCGAGTCGGTGCGCTGCGTGTTTTTGTGCCCGCAGCCGCCGAGCGCCTACCACAAATACGTCCAGTTCGGCGAGGCCGGACCGCGCCCGCTGACCCGCAAGGCCCTTTTCGCCAAAGTCCTGCGGCCGTTGCGGGCTTTCGGCTAG
- a CDS encoding ABC transporter substrate-binding protein: MTAPLRLLRTAAAFLGLALAMLLFACSGSPSREEQATRVPGVTDDVVLVGSSLPLTGHASYLGKQTLFGALAYLNAVNDAGGVAGRRIKVLDLDDGYDPPRCVANTQRLIVEERVFCLFSYVGTPTTVKIIPLLEEARVPLVGSFTGADALRTPFRRYIVNVRPSYYQETAAAVDHMVTDLGLERVAVFYQYDAYGFDGLRGTEMALRARGLAPVARGSYIRGTMDVEEGISRILEANSRAIVMIGTSGPCAKAIRLARSKGYDGLFYAVSFVGADEIARILGPTDDTPFVMSQVVPPPGLPESEALLSGVVEYAQLLSRYFPEERPNLVGLEGFINAKVLVEGLRRCGRELTRERFLDAIESIQSFSVGIASPVSFAQNRHQGLERVYFTRLEGGTFHLVMDWPGLRRALEAAPATAGAR, translated from the coding sequence ATGACAGCACCCCTCAGGCTCTTGCGGACCGCGGCCGCTTTCCTCGGGCTGGCCCTGGCGATGCTCCTGTTCGCGTGTTCGGGGTCCCCGTCCAGGGAGGAGCAGGCGACGCGCGTGCCGGGCGTAACCGACGACGTCGTGCTCGTGGGCTCGTCGCTGCCGCTGACCGGGCATGCCAGCTACCTGGGCAAGCAGACGCTTTTCGGGGCGCTGGCCTACCTCAACGCCGTCAACGACGCCGGCGGGGTGGCCGGCCGCCGGATCAAGGTCCTGGACCTCGACGACGGCTACGACCCGCCGCGCTGCGTGGCCAACACCCAGCGGCTCATCGTCGAGGAGCGGGTGTTTTGCCTTTTCAGCTACGTCGGCACGCCGACAACGGTCAAAATCATTCCGCTGCTGGAGGAGGCCAGGGTGCCGCTGGTCGGCAGCTTCACCGGCGCCGACGCCCTGCGCACGCCGTTTCGTCGCTACATCGTCAACGTCCGGCCCTCCTATTACCAGGAGACCGCCGCCGCCGTGGACCACATGGTCACGGACCTGGGCCTGGAGCGGGTCGCCGTCTTCTACCAGTACGACGCCTATGGCTTCGACGGCCTGCGCGGCACGGAAATGGCCCTGCGCGCCCGGGGCCTGGCCCCTGTGGCCCGTGGCTCGTACATCCGGGGCACCATGGACGTGGAGGAGGGGATTTCGCGCATTCTCGAGGCCAATTCCCGGGCCATCGTCATGATCGGCACCTCGGGGCCGTGCGCCAAGGCCATCCGGCTGGCCCGGTCCAAGGGCTACGACGGGCTTTTCTACGCCGTCTCCTTTGTCGGCGCCGACGAGATCGCCCGCATCCTGGGTCCCACCGACGACACGCCCTTTGTCATGTCCCAGGTGGTGCCGCCGCCGGGGTTGCCGGAATCGGAGGCGTTGCTTTCGGGCGTGGTGGAATACGCCCAGCTGTTGTCCCGGTATTTTCCCGAGGAGCGGCCCAACCTGGTCGGCCTGGAGGGGTTCATCAACGCCAAGGTGCTGGTGGAGGGCCTGCGCCGCTGCGGCCGGGAGCTGACCCGCGAGCGCTTTCTGGACGCCATCGAATCCATCCAGAGCTTTTCCGTGGGCATCGCCAGCCCCGTCAGCTTCGCCCAGAACCGCCACCAGGGCCTGGAGCGCGTCTATTTCACGCGCCTGGAGGGCGGCACCTTCCATCTGGTCATGGACTGGCCGGGCCTGCGCCGGGCCCTCGAAGCCGCCCCGGCCACGGCCGGGGCGCGGTAG
- a CDS encoding proline--tRNA ligase, with translation MRLSRYYAPTLKETPAEAEVVSHKLLLRAGMIRKLTAGIYTYLPLGLRALNNVAKIVREEMDRSGALEILMPAVQPADLWKESGRWEFYGRELLRFVDRHERESCLGPTHEEVVTDLVRHEIRSYRQLPVNLYQIQTKFRDEIRPRFGLMRGREFVMKDAYSFDKDDAGADASYWAMYRAYARIFERLGLKFRAVSADSGAIGGSFSHEFMVLADTGEDTIAACPACDYGANLEKAEAVCPPRGDVAPCPAAESVATPGQHTVEEVAAFLGVEPKKIVKTLLYIADGKPVAALVRGDRECNEVKLKNLLDAKDLRLASPEEVVAATKAPVGFAGPVGLAGLPIYADQELSLDNGWIVGANAADAHLRHVDLGRDAVIASFTDLREVAPGDPCPKCGAALAFTKGIEVGHVFKLGLKYSKALGATFLDEAGKEQFMIMGCYGIGVSRIVAACIEQNNDDAGIVFPPPIAPFEVALLNLNAKDAAAVAKADELYAALTQAGLETLLDDRDERPGVKFKDADLLGFPMQLTLGGKGLARGIVETKDRRTGEKGELPLDGFLEAFMAWRDQVRQGWGLE, from the coding sequence ATGCGACTGAGCCGCTACTACGCCCCGACCCTCAAGGAGACTCCGGCCGAGGCCGAAGTCGTAAGCCACAAGCTGCTGCTGCGCGCCGGCATGATCCGCAAACTCACCGCCGGCATCTACACCTACCTGCCGCTTGGGCTGCGGGCGCTCAACAACGTCGCGAAAATCGTGCGCGAGGAGATGGACCGTTCCGGGGCGTTGGAAATCCTCATGCCCGCCGTGCAGCCGGCCGATCTCTGGAAGGAGTCCGGCCGCTGGGAGTTCTACGGCCGCGAATTGCTGCGCTTCGTCGACCGCCACGAGCGCGAATCCTGCCTCGGCCCCACCCACGAGGAGGTCGTCACGGACCTCGTGCGCCACGAGATCCGCTCCTACCGCCAACTGCCGGTCAACCTCTACCAGATCCAGACGAAATTTCGCGACGAGATCCGCCCCCGTTTCGGGCTCATGCGCGGCCGGGAATTCGTCATGAAGGACGCCTACTCCTTCGACAAGGACGATGCCGGGGCCGACGCCAGCTACTGGGCCATGTACAGGGCCTATGCCCGCATCTTCGAGCGCCTGGGGCTCAAGTTCCGGGCCGTTTCCGCCGACTCCGGGGCCATCGGCGGTTCCTTCTCCCACGAATTCATGGTCCTGGCCGATACCGGCGAGGACACCATCGCCGCCTGCCCGGCCTGCGACTACGGCGCCAACCTGGAAAAGGCCGAGGCGGTCTGCCCGCCCCGGGGCGATGTCGCCCCCTGCCCGGCGGCCGAGTCCGTGGCCACGCCCGGCCAGCACACCGTCGAGGAGGTGGCCGCCTTCCTCGGCGTCGAGCCGAAAAAAATCGTCAAGACGCTCCTCTACATCGCCGACGGCAAGCCCGTGGCGGCGCTGGTGCGCGGCGACCGCGAATGCAACGAGGTCAAGCTCAAAAACCTCCTCGACGCCAAGGACCTCCGCCTGGCCAGCCCCGAGGAGGTCGTGGCCGCGACCAAAGCCCCGGTCGGCTTCGCCGGCCCGGTGGGCCTTGCCGGCCTGCCCATTTACGCCGACCAGGAACTGTCGCTCGATAACGGTTGGATCGTCGGCGCCAACGCCGCCGACGCCCACCTGCGCCACGTGGACCTCGGCCGCGACGCCGTCATTGCCTCTTTTACCGACCTGCGCGAAGTCGCGCCCGGCGATCCCTGCCCCAAATGCGGCGCGGCGCTCGCCTTCACCAAGGGCATCGAGGTCGGCCACGTCTTCAAGCTGGGGCTCAAGTATTCCAAGGCCCTGGGCGCCACCTTTCTGGACGAGGCCGGCAAGGAACAGTTCATGATCATGGGCTGCTACGGCATCGGCGTCTCGCGCATCGTGGCCGCCTGCATCGAACAGAACAACGACGACGCCGGCATCGTCTTCCCGCCGCCCATCGCCCCCTTCGAGGTCGCGCTTTTAAACCTCAACGCCAAGGACGCGGCCGCCGTCGCCAAGGCCGACGAGCTCTATGCCGCCCTGACCCAGGCCGGCCTGGAAACGCTCCTCGACGACCGTGACGAACGCCCGGGCGTCAAATTCAAGGACGCCGACCTGCTGGGCTTCCCCATGCAGTTGACGCTCGGCGGCAAGGGCCTGGCTCGCGGCATCGTCGAAACGAAAGACCGCCGTACCGGCGAAAAGGGCGAACTGCCGCTGGATGGTTTTCTGGAGGCGTTCATGGCCTGGCGCGACCAGGTGCGCCAAGGCTGGGGCCTGGAGTAA
- the ispG gene encoding flavodoxin-dependent (E)-4-hydroxy-3-methylbut-2-enyl-diphosphate synthase, with amino-acid sequence MHETPNAPARHPTRTVTIRGVGIGGDNPVRVQSMTNTDTRDVAATLAQIGALTDAGCEIVRLAVLNDDAAAALAAIRAGTDAPLVADIHFDHRLAVAALAAGIDALRINPGNIGSEAAVDSVVAAAKDHGAPIRIGVNSGSVQKDLLAKYGGPTAEAMVESALTHIALLEKRGFYDIKVSLKSSSVPRTIAAYRLLSQKVDYPLHIGVTEAGTPMRGAVKSAVGLGILLAEGLGDTLRVSLTGDPVTEIGVAYEILRALDIRARGPEIISCPTCGRTEIDLVGLAEAVEARLRGVTDVFTVAVMGCVVNGPGEAREADIGIAGGRDCGIIFRKGEVLGKVRGGANLIPAFMEELERYLTEKKESACD; translated from the coding sequence ATGCACGAAACACCAAACGCCCCCGCGCGCCATCCCACCCGCACCGTGACCATCCGGGGCGTGGGCATCGGCGGCGACAATCCCGTGCGCGTCCAGAGCATGACCAACACCGACACGCGCGACGTGGCCGCCACCCTGGCCCAGATCGGCGCCCTGACCGACGCCGGCTGCGAGATCGTGCGCCTGGCCGTGCTCAACGACGACGCGGCGGCGGCCCTTGCCGCCATCCGGGCCGGCACCGACGCGCCGCTTGTGGCCGACATCCACTTCGACCACCGCCTGGCCGTGGCCGCCCTGGCCGCCGGCATCGACGCGCTTCGCATCAATCCCGGCAACATCGGCTCCGAGGCCGCCGTGGATAGCGTCGTCGCCGCCGCGAAAGACCACGGCGCGCCGATCCGCATCGGCGTCAATTCCGGCTCGGTCCAAAAGGACCTTTTGGCCAAATACGGCGGCCCCACGGCCGAGGCCATGGTCGAAAGCGCGCTCACCCACATCGCCCTGCTCGAAAAGCGCGGCTTTTACGACATCAAGGTCTCGCTCAAGTCGTCGAGCGTACCGCGCACCATCGCCGCCTACCGCCTGCTTTCCCAAAAGGTGGACTATCCCCTGCACATCGGCGTGACCGAGGCCGGCACGCCCATGCGCGGCGCGGTCAAATCCGCCGTGGGCCTGGGCATCCTTCTGGCCGAGGGCCTGGGCGACACCCTGCGCGTGTCCTTAACCGGCGACCCGGTGACCGAAATCGGGGTGGCCTACGAGATCCTGCGCGCCCTGGACATCCGGGCCCGGGGGCCGGAGATCATCTCCTGCCCCACCTGCGGCCGCACGGAGATCGACCTGGTCGGCCTGGCCGAGGCCGTGGAGGCGCGCCTGCGGGGCGTGACCGACGTTTTTACCGTGGCTGTCATGGGCTGCGTGGTCAACGGGCCGGGCGAGGCCCGCGAGGCCGATATCGGCATCGCCGGCGGGCGCGACTGCGGCATCATCTTCCGCAAGGGCGAAGTCCTCGGCAAGGTCCGCGGCGGGGCCAACCTCATTCCCGCCTTCATGGAAGAACTGGAACGCTATCTCACCGAAAAAAAGGAATCCGCATGCGACTGA
- a CDS encoding response regulator, with protein MRTILVIDDERPTLRMFELFLGAYGYTVLTAASGEDGLAVFAEQRPPIVLTDIKMPGMDGLAVLRAIKEDSPETEVVVITGHGDVDLALTALGLRATDFIDKPIRREALEAALARANARLEHAAAGANGDAIAVEHDGDVAVIAIAGSLTAASEPYLTRAVRQADEARKLLFAFSPDASINGAGLDLVAQAAEDSQGGGRPVALCGLSDNFAMVLDRLGITGRAPRFAGRREALAYLSSR; from the coding sequence ATGCGCACGATTTTGGTGATTGACGACGAACGACCCACCCTCCGGATGTTCGAACTTTTTCTCGGGGCCTATGGCTATACGGTCCTGACCGCCGCCAGCGGCGAGGACGGGCTGGCCGTTTTCGCCGAACAGCGCCCGCCCATCGTGCTCACCGACATCAAGATGCCCGGCATGGACGGCCTGGCCGTGCTGCGGGCCATCAAGGAAGACAGCCCCGAAACCGAAGTCGTGGTCATCACCGGCCACGGCGACGTGGATCTGGCCCTGACCGCCCTGGGGCTGCGGGCCACGGACTTCATCGACAAACCCATCCGCCGCGAAGCCTTGGAAGCCGCCCTCGCCCGGGCCAACGCCAGGCTGGAGCATGCCGCCGCCGGCGCGAACGGGGATGCCATCGCCGTGGAACACGACGGCGACGTGGCGGTCATCGCCATCGCCGGCAGCCTCACGGCGGCCTCCGAACCCTACCTGACCCGGGCGGTGCGCCAGGCCGACGAGGCCCGCAAACTGCTGTTCGCCTTCAGCCCCGATGCCTCCATCAACGGCGCCGGCCTCGACCTCGTGGCCCAGGCGGCCGAGGATTCCCAAGGCGGCGGCCGGCCCGTGGCCCTGTGCGGCCTGTCCGACAATTTCGCCATGGTCCTGGACCGCCTCGGCATCACCGGCCGGGCGCCGCGTTTCGCCGGCCGACGCGAGGCCCTGGCCTATCTTTCCTCCAGATAG